Part of the Sarcophilus harrisii chromosome X, mSarHar1.11, whole genome shotgun sequence genome is shown below.
aTTATGTAAACTAGTGATTAGAACCTTTGACCTAGAGATTGCTGTGCTAGGTAGGCATGAGGttactgaaaaaagaaagactcCATACACAACAAAATATCGAAGCACTTTTTGTGAtcgcaaagaactggaaataaattagatgctcatcagttgaagaatgactaaacaaaatgtGGTATGTAAAGGGAATGGATATTATTGTGCTCTAGAAACAatgtgatgaatatagagaagcttggaaagacatgaactgatgtagagtgaagtaagcagagccaaggaAACAATATCTACAGTGACtacagcaatgtaaatggaaagaacaacaaccaTTAAACAGTGGAAGaatgaatgttgtaaaattaaaaagaacaaagttggttacaaagaagaaaaatgagaagacattTCAAAACTTGAAATCAAACTTATTGGCTTTGTTTACGGAATGGAAGGGGCTTTTTTGGGAATAGGCTACCTCAAGAGGTGGGGGGTTCTCACTCATTAGAGTCTTCAGGAAAAGATGTTGGATGATTTCTTGGGGATCTGATGAAAGGGATTTTTAGCTTAGGTACCTGTTAGAGTAGCTGGTTTTCTATTTGCTTATCTATACCTGTATACATAAGCACTATCCTCATCAAGGACTTTGTGATCTCCCTTTCCCTGAGGTAAGGCAAATAGTGTTATCCCCGAGGCCCCCAAAGCTAATGTGTCTTAAGGTTTCATAGAGTTAACAGGTCTAGACCCGGGTTCTCTGACTTCCCATCCAGAATTCTTTCCAGCACACCACAGAACACGAGGCAGTGAGTTTGAAGAATAAGAAATGGTGGGGAAAGCTGGGCCTCTTTGTGGTCTTatatttgactttctttttctagGGTTCTGCTGGTGTGAAGGAACAGctttatttctttaatcagttATTGGATCTGGTCACAAGTCTGGGTCCTGAATATGCCATCAGTTTCTTCAGGTAAAAAGCCAGGGGATGCTCTCCCAGGAGATCCTGGAGAGAACTGGTagagggggtgggggtgaagaGATCCACTTACACCCTTTTATTTTGGTTCTGTTCTCTCAGGCTGAGATGTATAGATTCCCACAGTTGGAAAGGATTGTAGAGGTCATACAATAAAACTTCCCACCCAATGCAGGAATCCAGGCCTGACTTCAGAGGGCGACTCCCCTTCTGTCACATCAGGGCTTATAGGTGATGAAACTACTGGAATAAACAGATACTTAGTGAGCAACAACTGTGGGCCAAGCCCTGTGCTCTGGGGGAGACAAAGAACATGACTCCATGGCCCCTGGTTGGTTTCAAAGTTCATTGATAGAGAGAAAATATGTTCGTGAAAAATTAAGTAGCACtctggaaggagaggaaaaaggatagaagagaagggaaaataatgcTGGGCAATCTGGGATTGCTCCATGAAGGGCCCGGCCAGTGAAGCTCTTAAGGGCTTGGAGTTTGGAGGAAGGCTCTTGTCACTGAAGGGAAGGGTCAGGATGGTTTGGGGTCCAATGGGAGCTGGATCTGAGAGGCTGGGGTTTTGAATGAAGGCATTTCCTCCATGAAACCCAGGGTTGTCCAAAGTTTGGGTGCAGCACTCAGATGAGGTTGAAGCCTGGTATGGGGAAGGGTGTGGTCCACAGTTACCCCACCTCTGACTCTGGGGAACTCCCTGTGATTTATGATGTTTGCAGTGTGGAAGAGAATTTCTGCAGCTTAGTGGAAGACAACGAGATGCTGCTGAACAAGGTCTTCACTTCCCATATTGAAGAGGAGATCTTAGATCCCAAGTTGAATCCCTTGCCTCTGGACATAGAGAACTCCTGTGGGGCAAAGGAAAACCTGCATAGAATGTATGTACTTGGGGTCTGAGAAAGAAAGCCCTGTAACGAGAGCCATAGAATGACCTGTAGGTTCAGACTGTGCCTAACTGGCCCTTTTCTCTCACTCCTTTTTGGAAAAGCCTCATCCTAAAAGCTAAGGTGGAAGAAATCCTTCCCAGCTGATGAATTTTAGACTTCCAACATAACTAAAAATTAAGCCCACCTAAAATCTCCTCCctaccctccttccttccctgacTTCCCTGTCTTATCtatcctcaatttcttcctctctcaacACCATCCACTCTCTGCTTTGCATTGCGAAAACCTTCCAGAAACAGGCCTGCCCAGTGAGAATAGCTGCCCCTGTAAAGAAGGGTGACCCGAGGTCCATTGGCTCAGGCTTGGGCCTTAGACCACCGGTGCATTCCAAATCAGGGCCGTAGTGCGGAACATAAATCCCATGAGCTAAGATAGGCTGGTGAGGGGAAGAAGGCTGAGCAGGGGAGGAGTCAGGGTAGGAGAGAACAGAGCTTTCCTTTCAGGGCTCTTGATAAAAATTTCACCCAGTCATGGGTGATTGAGAGACCTGGTACCTGCTCACTACTCTTAGTGTGAGCTCGGGCCAAGAAACCAGAGATAGCTGGGCCATCTCCCATCATCTTGATGTATATCTGGCCACtgcacccagatggctctggaggggaaggtgaagCGGGTGACCTTGTCTGGCCCGGCCTCTCAAGTCCagctcacttgcatgtcacggcatctcctccctgatgtcacagtcctcttcaagaacgaagggcAAGCGACAGCAGCAACAGCGATGACGGCTACAACTACCACCACCTCTGGTAGGCTGGGCCACTGTGCCAAGTGACAAGGCTCGATTTTTCTCTGGCCCGCCTCAGGCACATAGAAAAGGAGAGCCACCGTAATGCAGGTGACCGGCTTGTTTCATGTATCAGGATTTACAAAGGACATGTTCTTTTGGTGCTTTAAAGTAAGAGATGTGCAGGTTATTTGTACTTTTTAGATGGGAAAACTTGAGGGTGACATAGAGGGAagaacttgctcagggtcaccgaGCCAGTAAAGTGGCGGGGCCAGTTCCCTCTTCACAACTCTCCAGCAAGGATCCCGGGGACCATCTGGCTGGAGTCACTGCCTGGTCCTCAACTCTTTAGCAAGCAACAGCCACGTTTCTGGGGCCTAGTGCCTAGGAAGTGCTTCACACGTACTTGTGGATTGAATGGTTGGCCTCCTTCCACACCACATTTGGGAGCCATCTTCCTGGCCTTGTGCTTTAAGGAGCCCTGAAGTATAGACTGGCAGTGACTGACAGGGCCTAGGGAGAAGCTTTTGTGAGAGGGTGCCCCTTTCCAGAGTCCTAAGCCGCCCCTGCCCCCAGCCTAAGATTTTCCTACACACAGAGCATCCCTCAGCCCTGCCAAGCATCCTCTGTAGAGCATCCCTCAGGCTTCATGTTGCCCTTTGGGAGACGTAGGAAGGAACAAAGAGCTCTGTTGCTGCTTTGCTTCCCTCACCCTCCCATCCCCAACAGCACTGGTTTTGTGAACTCTTTCTGTCCCTTGCTTGATATTCTCGTGCTCCCTCCCCGGGGGCCTAATGCATTGCCCATGGTAGCATGGTGATTCCTCTTCCTACCCTGGAGAGCCCTTCAGAGAAGGGGGCCCTCCCAAGGTATCATTGTTTTGTGGCATGGATTCTGCTCCCGGGAAGATCTGTTCCCCATCCTGTCCCGAGAAGGAGATCTGTTCCCCGTCCTGTCCCGAAAAGGAGATCTGTTCCCCATCCTGTCCTGAGAAAGTTTTCCTTCCCACCCCTGTGGCCCTTGTACCTGCCATCACTCTCACCTGACGTCTGCCACGTCCCTGGCCCCATCTCTTTGTGGGGAGGGTTATGCTTAGGAAGCTGACTTGGTTCTCCTTCCAGGCCACTGGGGGCAAAGACCAAGGTGGAAGAGCTTTCTGAAAAACTGAATAAACTCACTGAAATGCTACAGGCACACAAGGAAGAGGTGAGAGAAGGAGGCGAGCACGGGGTCCTGAGTGCTCTGCCAAGTGCTtgccctccccccgccccccgggAATGTGGGATGGCAGGGATGAATTGGGAGAAGATGAGGGACTAGGATAATCGAATTTAACACTGCTGGCTGTCTCCCCAAGGCCCTCTGTTATCAGGAGAGCGCCAGTAGGCTGTTTTTACCAAATCCCCCTGGACTTCCCAAGCAGGTGAGTAGCCCCCCCCAAGCTAGGGGAGCTAAAGAGGTGGTTCCATAGAAGCTGGACGGCGCGATCCCTTTCAGATCTTGGGAGAGATTTTCACTCTTTAAACACTTCTTTGTGCCAGACATTGGGGACATAATGACaagcagttcctgccctcaaggagcttatgttctgcTGAAGGAATCCAGAGTTCCTCCAGCCATTGACCTGTATTGCTTGCCAACCCTGTGTGTTCCTTACTTGATTACCTCTCCTATGGGGAAATGGGTTAGCTTGCCTCCCCAGCTGAGTAAAAGGTCATCGAGGACAAGCATTATCTGGTGTTTGTCTTTGTAGCCTGGTGccttgtcctcagctgctgcatcagGGTGTCCTTCTGTGGCCCCCACAGCACAGCCCCAAGAGCCCAGGAAGTATTCAGTCAATACCTGTTGGTTCCACTGGAGCTTGCATGCATGGATTCATGCCCATTTGTTACACtgagggagaaactgaggtacacgTGCTGCCCATTGTATCAGTGTGATCCAAGGCAGTGGGGGAGCCCCCAAAAAGGTTCTTGGAAGTTCACAGAATGAAGGCCTTGATCTCTTGTGTCTGGTTTTGCAGTGTTCTTCCCACTGTGGGAAAATCTCCAGCCAAGGTAGTAGCACCTTGAGCTTGACTCTCTCAGATTTCCATCAACTGGTGATTGCTTTTATACACGTTTTTGAGGATGAGCTTCGTGAGTTCTGTAATCGCCCAAACCCCAACATCCACCCTTGTGGTCCATTATTTCAATCTATAAATGAGACTCTAACGTTCTTCAACCAGGTAAGCCTCATGTGACTTCCCTCCTGGCCCATCCTTGATGAGCTTCAATCTGAACTTAGACTTGTCATTAGGTCCCGTAGATAGTAACCTCTGTGGGGTCAGGATGATGTTCTCAGGGCCAGGAgactcccctcccctccccttttgtCCAGAGTATGTCCTAAAGGAGATTTTTCCCACTGAATAATGCAAAATCTTGGCAGGGACTCTTACACCTTTGACAGAGCTGCTTGGTTATTTGCAGTGGTGTGCTGGGAAATGTTTAAATTGACTCTGAGGGAAAAAATGTATACATGACGCTCTTCTGTGTTTAgtctttcttaaattttctccatcactgaagtctagacaatcaacaaaacaaatcagtCAAGCCCTGCCttgtagcatttgttgatttcgGAGGTGTGGGTAAAGGCATTGAAAATTAAACAGTCAGCTCTTGTGAGCTCCTTTTTACTGTCCCAGCATCACAGAAGCACAGTATCCAAAGCATCATGGAAACTTAAGGAGAATATAGggacagtggggggggggggggtgtggggCGGACAGTGCAGGGGTGCTGCAACACATTGCAGATGTTTAGAGCTTTAGCAGGAATTCATAAGTAAGGAGGATGTCCTCCTTGGGCATTCTGGGATTGATGTGTGGCAAGCTTGGAGTAAAAGAATTAACCtttgatgttaagtgacttattgtGGATAAAAGTTGGAATGTGTCCCAGCGTATGGGATGGGATGCAGTGCAGGGCATTTTCAGAGGTGACATTTCCAGCATAAAGGACCTGATTTTTGTACTTCTTCCCCAGGAGCTGAAAACTATCAGTCAAGTCACAGATACCTCTGTGAAGGTGGCTCACGTAGCCGAGGAGTCACAGAGGGAGAAAGCCTATTTGCATGGGGGTAACTGCATGGTGACCTTAGGTACGTAGCCTCTGCTCCCAGAGTACATTGCTTGGCATTCCTCACTTGGACAGTGAATTTAGGGACTTCTCCATAATGGTCCATGAATTGACAGTCCTGACCTACCACTCCTTCCTTAACAGAAACAACAATAAACATAATAGTTGTCATCTATGTAGCACTTGAAGGTTTGCCAAGCGCTTTGTTAGTTTTATCTTATTTgaaggaaagtgctttgaaaacctccTGGGAGTTGTGTTTTGTGTCTTTGGGGGCAGTGGGTTTGGGGCTGccttattcattcaacaaaggGGGTGGGTCtcgtgctaagtgctgggaatgccAGTATTGTCAAGGACTCAGACTACCAACAAGGAGCAGCTGTTTTACTAGCCTGGGATGGGGACAAGAAGGGCCAGCGTGTTCCCAGATACTTGCCCATTTTAAGGTGGCATTCAAGAAGAGAGCAAGACAAAACGAGGATCCCTAAAGGGAGAGCTTGTAGCACGGCTAGGGTCGGGGTGGCAGAGCGGGAGATGGCATGGGGACAGTTGGGAAAGACTGGGCCCAAGATTTGGCACCTGAACAAAAAGAGGGTTCAAAGGCCGAGGGCTGGGGTGAGGGGAGGACATGCCAAGTGTGTGGGAGGCAGGGACAAGCTAGGCAAATAGCTAAGAGGCTGGAGAGGGGCTGCTGAATTTAGAGGGCAACTAAGGATCCAGTTTGCTGGAATTTCACACTGGACAGAGGATGGAGAGATCATAGAGGACCTTCAAAGCCAGGCTGAGAGTCCCCCGTCCATCTTGCAAGTGGAAGGGAACCCCGGGAGGATGCTGAGCAGTGGCATGCCCCGATCAAAACCATGCCTTAGGAAGCTTTTTTGGGTAGCTGATGAGTAAGGCATCGGATTAGGGCAGACACCGGAGGCACGACCTCCCTGGGGACATGACATCGGGACGTCCAAGGCACATCTAGGCCACGTTTCCTccatacttgttgaatgaatgggaAGCCACGAGAGCCTGACTCGGGGTGGGGactttgggaatacaaagaagagCAGGCAGGTGtgcagggagaggagaggggagggttGCTACCACTTTGATTTTTATTGGATaatgggggtggagagaaggaagagtcaaagaCCGGATCAAAGCGGCTGGAGGTTGGTGGTGCCCTCGAGAGGAAAGGGCGAGTGAGGAGGGTGTGTGTTTAGGGAGGAAGATGAGGATGCACTCGGCCTTGACTTCAGTAAGTCTGAGGTGCCCACAAGGCCTCCCTGGTGGTGGTGGCCCAGGGGTAGAGCTGGAGgcgagagagggaaggagaaacatCAGGCCAGGCTGTGCAGGGTCACCTGCATAGAGATGAGGGAACCTCTGGAAGTGAAGAAGCTCAccgagggggagagagagaggagaagagggctCAGAACATCCCCAATTTTAGGGAAACCCCCAGTTAGAGAgcaaggaggaagacaatgaaggcAACTGAGAGACTGGCCATACAGGTAGAACCTGTAGGGGTAAAGCCATGGAAACCTCACTGGGGAGAGACCAgcctggggtggggtggggtagcTTTGGTATCGGCTCAGGGACAGATGTTACAGTGGTTTTCAGGGAGAGGGAGACTTGACAAAAGCCCTTAGAGGGCCCTCAGTGGCCTTGAGAGAGAGGGGAGTCAAGAGAGTGGTGGCTCTGGGAGCAGTCAGTGGGGGCTTGGGAATCACTTAAGGTCTTTCTCCAATTCGGCAGGTTGGTGTCAGGGTCCAGGGCAGAGCTAGTTTTCTTTGCCTGGGGCTTGGTTTCTCAAGCTGGGAAGCTCTGAGTGTGTTTTAGCCACTGGGAAAAGAGCCCATCTTGGGGCAGTTAGGGGGCAATGCACGATGGGACAGGTTCCTGATGGGAACAAGAATCCCGTACTCCTGCAACTTCTTaatattcttctctcttctcccccttcccagctgagaaaatgaaggcactaatacagaaatatgaatTCTTCCAAGACGGTCCTCAGACATCCAATGAAAGTATGAACCAAAGCTAAGCATCTATTCCTCAGTGCTCAGTCCTTGGGACTTGTGTTTGGGAAACAAGGGGGAAGAAGCTGGTCATGAGGCAACTTTCTGTTTACTatcaaaaaatagttattttttgttAATGTGAACTTGACAAGCACCAGTGAgggacaaatagaaaaaatgattgtacatgaaaacACAAATCAAATTATGTTCACCTTACTTTTTAAGAATTACATAATAAAATCATCAtcttaatatgtatacatatattgtatttaacatatacttttaacatatttaacaggtattggtcaacttgccatctgggggaggagatggggggaaggaggggaaaagttggaacagaaggttttgcaactgtcaatgctgaaaaattacccatgcatatatcttgtaaataaaaagctacaattattaaaaaaaaaaaatcaccaccttAACCTATCTTTGTCTCCTTCTAAACTGCCTTCTGTTTttgtgcatatttttaaaaagtgatcctgttaccttttttctttcttctgctttttttttttggcagtgcCCCCGCTTccttccagaaaaaagaaaaaaaacaaacttagtacaaagtaagaaaacaaatctACACATAGGTTGGTTATGTCACAAAGCGTCATTCTTCCTGCATCATGATATCATCACCTCTATCAGGAAGTATGTGGCAAGCTTTATCACCTGTTATCTGCACTTAAttgcattatttgaatttcttaaatatttctaaattgttttgcATTGCAGTATCAATTGCTGTATGacttgttctcctggttttgcccatttcattctgcatcagttcatatacgacttcctaagtttttctgaatcactcggtacaataatattccattacattcatataccatgatttgttcagccattccccaattcatgggcacCACCATTGTTCCAATGCTCCAATGCAAAGAGCTGCTCTTTGACCTTTGTTATATCACTGGATTGAAGGGTGTGTACCTTAATGACTTTTTGCCCATAGTTTTTCAGAGTAGCTTGAAGTCCACTCTTGCCATCAGCATAGCATTAGGGTGCCCGTCCTTCCACAGACCTTCGAACtattacaatttttctttccGTCATCTTTGCCAGGCTGATGGATGTGATGTGTGCATATCCCCTCACCTTTCCTGGAAGCTCTGTCCTTCCTAACACACCAAAATTGCATGAACTTTTTGGTTTCCATGTTGTACTCAGAAATGTTGCATTCCACTAAGTTCTGACCCTTTCAGAACAACTGCCCCTTATTCCTGCCTCTCCCCCCTGTATATTTGTGGTGTTTACTTTTTGTACCTGAGTGCAATAtttgtctccattttcttttattagctTCAGCATAATGATGTagtctttccagtttcttttggATCCTGATCATCATCCAGTGTGTTAACTCTTTCTTCCAAATTACAAATTTGAGACAGCGAGGCAGTCCAGTAGCGAGAgctctggccctggagtcaggaagaccctgaGAATAGTGTTAAGCAGTACAAGACCAAGCACAAATCTCTAGGATATTCCACTAGACGCTTCTTGTCCTGACCTCATTACCAGTCACTTTTTGAGTCCAGACATTCATCCCATTCTGAACTGATCTGATAGTGTCATCTAGTCCAcatctctccattttttccaCGAAACTATCAGACACTATCAGaagctttgttttaaaaaatctaggCAAACTATTCCCAGTTTCTTAGTTTGTGAaacctgtcaaaaaaggaaatgagtctGGTATGACTTGTTCTGGATGAAACCATATTGACCCCTGGTGATTACAtgcctcttcttttccttttccttttttttccctgaggcagttggggttaagtgacttgcccagggacacacagccaggaagtgttaagtgtctgaggccagatttgaactcgggtcctcctgacttcagggctattgttccatccactacaccaactagctgcccctcttttttaaaaaaataagtttttattgacatctttttcTTTAACCACCATTTTTATTTCAAgtatcccttcctttccccctcccagaGTGTCATTCTGTATGATAAATAGTATGTTTATAGAGAGGCCTCACAGATATATGGATTTCATTTGAGCtaaatgacttgaattcatcaagggaAGAAGCTGGGTGCAAGTTAGgctaattttttccttaaaggcTATCTATCCTCTAGTTTTTGTTGCCTCAGAGGAATTCACTGTTGATATCGGGTCCTTATCACCTGAGTACAAAGCAGCAGGAGAAGCTCTTGGGAGCTCCCTGACACTTGGTTGGTGAATCATGATAGACACAAACAAGGAAACTTAGCTTAGCTGAATCAACTCCGGGTGTCCTCATCACCTATCCTTGTTGACCCTcctaaaaaaactaaagaaatctCTTTTTATTAACTGTTGAGTGGCCTAtgaatgaatcatttttttttctgttgtcacACCTAAAATGTCCCAGGGGATTGATCCGGCCAGTCTTGATCACTTTTGTTCTGTCTtaagtaattttatatttatcttgtattaTTCCTCAACTCAATTTTATGGACCTTCTAAGACAGCAGTgtgtctcttcctcctcctgctcctccacTTCCACCGAGCCTAAGACTTAATAAGTTTTCATAATTTAAACGAATTTAGAGTTAGGGGCCTGCCTCCCCTCAACCCCCATCTGCTCAAGGTGGCTAACTTAACATAAAGATCTTAGCTTCCCGGGGTACTATTTGAGGATCAGGGTGACACATGTCTATGGAGATAAAATTAGTCAAACCATGGCCACTTCAAGGGgtgaaagcaaaagagaaaaacatgcaATTAGAGCAATGTGCACAGTGGCCATGATACTACTATGGACATAAGTCTTCCCAAGAAGTTCCACCTCTAACTCACATGGCCATTACCAAGAGGATGGCCTTGGGCCGCTCTGAAGGCAGGATCAAAAGTCCTCCCATGGAAGTGATTGTAGCTTTCCCCCTTGGGATTCTTCTACGTAGCAATGCACAGGAGGGAGAATAAGCATCCAGTACACAAAGATGGTGATGTGGGGGAGCTGTAGCCTCCATTATAACTATCGCTATGTATGAATGGGCGTCTGCAGGTGTGTATTCTCTAGTAAGCAAGATTGATTCATTTGCTGCATCCCTCAGAGAGAGGAGGGTACTCgcatttataaaattttcaggAGCAAACTTGCAGTATCTTGGACACACCCTGAAAAAAAGGTTATGGCAAGCACAGGCACTTTGAGATGAGTAGCAACAATCATAGTTTGAATAGTCCTTCCCCCCAAATGAGGCCAGTTATTTGCACCTAGTAGACACTCAAATATTTGATGGATTGATTAGTTACAGTTcctgaatgaaataaaaactatctgGATCTTATGGAAAGTTGGGAATAATGCAAAGAGAGTAGACATGTTTGTACCCGCAGAGTGGAAGACAGGGACCATGCTTACCCAGTAGTCTAATCCCAACTGCTCCTCTGCCAAATCTCACACAAAAATGCTTTGAcctagttcaaattctgcctttgacacttGATCCAGTGTGTGAAGCTGGGCAAGTCAAAGGCAAGTACTCAgccttgggcaagtcaaaacTTAAGTCTAATGAATAGATGGGTTGTGACATGCATAGATAGGAAGAGTTCCCATCACATTAAAATTATAGATGTTCAGTATCCAGTATCTTAGTATCTTGAAATGATATGGATGTTCTCTGTACTGAGTCAATGTGTAAGCCATCTGTCCCTAAGTATGTGATTTTATGAAGTAGTGTAGACAAAAATATTCCCCACCTATTGATGAGGCTCTCAAAAATGCAAGACTGCAGATGGTCAGGGGATAGGGGTCTGCGCGTGAAACCTTTCCAGTCAGATTGGGCTTTCCAGAGCTGGGGGTCTTCTCCCCTAGCCTTCAAGGCTCCAGGGTTGAATTGTAACCctttaaaaagaggcaagagaatccctcttcccccttttggGTGAGAAGTGGGAAGCAATGGGCTCAATAGGTTACATTCATTGTCAGTAAATAGTTTGgctgttcttgttcttgtttccCCTGTTCAAATGCCGTTTCGTCATAGATCTCACTGCCGTGATGCTTCTCTTAAGCCAATTCTGAGTACTTGTTTTATATTAACACTGGTTGAGAAGCAGTTCAATAATTGGGTAGAGAGAAACCAggaagtcctgcctctgacactttctagctgtgtgatcctgggcaggtcatttagcCTTTGAACTGCTTGAGGCCAGTGGTGTcacactcaaatagaaatggggaccaCTAACACAGTATGTAAAGATCTCTATGGACTCCATTTGGGctgcaatttaaaaatataatgttatctctggtttattgtatttttatttgttttcttaaacttcccaattacatttaagtGTAGTCCAGACACACTCAGGAGGATGGCTTTTGTGTTTGATACCTCTGTTCTATGGCTCAACTCGCTAAGGCtctaagttgcagaaaaggtgctGATCTGCATTAATAGAGAGAGTTTCCTTCCTTGGGAGGtctccataccaatgaaatcagcCTCAATCCCCACACAAGGCCCGTGTGTAGCAGATATTTTCATCAAGGACCATTTTTTCTACCCAAGAGAGGCTTTCCTTGGTCTTCCAggacagggtttcttaaacttttttccacttataACCTCTATATATTGGAATTTTTACAGGACcctaactatatatgtatataaaatggatgtacaaatcaaacatttgctaattACT
Proteins encoded:
- the LOC100924345 gene encoding HAUS augmin-like complex subunit 7 produces the protein MAERWEGLEDRDNNQEAAQATKKKWEEEWEEDDEDEENDEDEEDEEDAQLSLEALRVLDRLKDIDCPFLEGLYITGLRTIKQFLCRPSIYRLVILEWLFSRLYPSLEDSFATGLDSGAKEKITGITLLGKELKSPGRGDREGLVGSAGVKEQLYFFNQLLDLVTSLGPEYAISFFSVEENFCSLVEDNEMLLNKVFTSHIEEEILDPKLNPLPLDIENSCGAKENLHRMPLGAKTKVEELSEKLNKLTEMLQAHKEECSSHCGKISSQGSSTLSLTLSDFHQLVIAFIHVFEDELREFCNRPNPNIHPCGPLFQSINETLTFFNQELKTISQVTDTSVKVAHVAEESQREKAYLHGGNCMVTLAEKMKALIQKYEFFQDGPQTSNESMNQS